A portion of the Edaphobacter bradus genome contains these proteins:
- a CDS encoding MgtC/SapB family protein, with amino-acid sequence MIGITTLQFSLRLFLAIGMGALVGLERQWRQRMAGTRTNALVSAGAAAFVMCGLLLENDPSARGRIVSYVVSGVGFLGAGVIFKDGANVCGLNTAATIWCSAAIGALSGLGSLNLALVLTVGVLMTNVVLRPLAYRLHPVLPEVTPVETLYEVRLTCKERAANHIRALLLSTISRLPVTLQSIHGDQDEVNDQTHIRAEMTTAGRNNEALEQVVMRLSIEDDVSNLSWAIVQSAME; translated from the coding sequence ATGATCGGCATAACTACGCTTCAGTTTTCGCTACGATTGTTCCTCGCGATCGGTATGGGTGCATTGGTCGGTTTGGAACGCCAGTGGCGGCAACGCATGGCCGGCACTCGCACCAACGCTCTCGTCTCTGCCGGAGCGGCGGCCTTTGTGATGTGCGGCCTGCTCCTCGAGAATGATCCCTCGGCCCGAGGCCGAATCGTCTCCTATGTCGTCTCAGGAGTTGGTTTCCTCGGTGCGGGTGTCATCTTCAAGGACGGTGCTAATGTGTGTGGCCTCAACACCGCTGCGACGATCTGGTGTTCTGCTGCAATCGGAGCGTTGTCTGGGCTCGGGTCATTGAATCTCGCGCTCGTACTGACGGTTGGTGTGCTGATGACCAATGTGGTGCTACGCCCACTCGCCTATCGTCTTCACCCGGTCCTTCCAGAAGTCACTCCGGTGGAAACACTCTATGAGGTTCGGCTGACCTGCAAAGAGAGAGCTGCAAATCATATCCGGGCGTTGTTGCTTTCGACGATCAGCCGCCTGCCCGTGACGCTGCAGTCTATCCACGGCGATCAGGACGAGGTAAACGATCAAACGCATATCCGCGCCGAGATGACGACCGCAGGTCGGAACAACGAAGCGCTTGAACAAGTAGTGATGCGCCTGTCAATTGAAGACGACGTCTCAAACCTGAGTTGGGCC